A DNA window from Gopherus evgoodei ecotype Sinaloan lineage unplaced genomic scaffold, rGopEvg1_v1.p scaffold_68_arrow_ctg1, whole genome shotgun sequence contains the following coding sequences:
- the LOC115643712 gene encoding olfactory receptor 52B2-like: MMSADNHTDFYPVTYILTGIPGTEVSHFWMAIPFCLMYVVTLFGNFLLLFIILTEQSLHEPMYVFVSMLATADLLLSTTTVPKILAVFWFRAGEISFAACLTQMFFIHVSFLAESAILLAMAFDRYVAICDPLRYTIILTKSVIGKMGLAIVTRSFCFIFPIIFLVKRLKFCRTNLLPHTYCEHMVIARLACDDITVSIWYGIAMAILAIGMDAVLIVLSYGLILRAIFLLPSKDARLKALRTCSSHLCVILMFYIPSIFFYFAHRFGHVIPGYILILLANLYVLIPPMLNPIIYGVTTKEILKRLICVFHRWCRRSSLLS, encoded by the coding sequence ATGATGTCAGCTGACAATCACACTGATTTTTACCCTGTAACTTACATCCTGACTGGCATCCCAGGTACGGAGGTGTCTCATTTCTGGATGGCCATCCCTTTCTGTCTGATGTACGTTGTCACACTTTTTGGGAACTTTCTCCTACTATTCATCATACTAACAGAAcaaagcctccatgagcccatgtatgTATTCGTGTCCATGCTTGCCACTGCTGATCTGCTGTTATCTACCACTACGGTGCCCAAGATCCTGGCTGTATTCTGGTTTAGAGCTGGAGAAATTTCTTTTGCTGCTTGCCTGacccagatgttcttcatccatgTCAGTTTTCTGGCCGAGTCGGccatcctgctggccatggcgtttgATCGGTACGTTGCAATCTGCGACCCCCTGAGGTACACCATCATACTAACCAAGTCTGTGATCGGGAAGATGGGGCTGGCAATTGTAACAAGAAGTTTCTGTTTCATTTTCCCCATCATCTTTCTCGTGAAGCGGCTGAAGTTCTGCAgaaccaacctcctgcctcacacCTATTGTGAGCATATGGTCATAGCCCGGCTGGCATGCGACGACATCACAGTCAGCATCTGGTATGGCATAGCCATGGCTATTTTAGCAATTGGTATGGATGCTGTGCTCATTGTTTTGTCTTATGGGctgatcctcagggccatcttccTGCTCCCCTCCAAGGATGCCCGGCTCAAGGCTCTCCGCACCTGCAGCTCTCACCTCTGTGTCATACTCATGTTCTACATCCCATCCATTTTCTTCTATTTTGCACACCGATTTGGGCACGTCATTCCAGGTTATATTCTCATCCTACTGGCCAATCTCTATGTGCTCATtccccccatgttaaaccccatcatttatgGGGTGACAACAAAAGAGATCCTGAAACGGCTGATCTGTGTGTTTCATCGGTGGTGCAGGAGAAGTTCCCTGCTGAGCTAA